One window from the genome of Pseudomonas sp. L5B5 encodes:
- the tssB gene encoding type VI secretion system contractile sheath small subunit, whose amino-acid sequence MAKQSSQKFIARNRAPRVQIEYDVELYGAEKKVQLPFVMGVMADLAGKPAEPLAPVADRKFLEIDVDNFDSRLKAMQPRVAFHVPNELTGEGNLSLDITFESMDDFSPAAVARKVDSLNQLLEARTQLANLLTYMDGKTGAEEIIMKAIKDPALLQALASAPKPVDSEPNA is encoded by the coding sequence GTGGCGAAGCAAAGTTCTCAGAAGTTCATCGCGCGCAACCGCGCGCCCCGGGTACAGATCGAATACGACGTCGAGCTCTACGGCGCCGAGAAGAAGGTCCAGCTGCCCTTCGTCATGGGTGTCATGGCCGACCTGGCGGGCAAGCCTGCCGAGCCCCTGGCCCCGGTGGCCGACCGCAAGTTCCTGGAGATCGACGTCGATAACTTCGACTCGCGCCTCAAGGCCATGCAGCCGCGCGTGGCGTTCCATGTGCCCAACGAGCTGACCGGCGAAGGCAACCTGAGCCTGGACATCACCTTCGAGAGCATGGACGACTTCAGCCCTGCGGCGGTGGCGCGCAAGGTCGACTCGCTGAACCAGTTGCTGGAAGCCCGCACCCAGTTGGCCAACCTGCTGACCTACATGGACGGCAAGACCGGCGCTGAAGAAATCATCATGAAAGCCATCAAGGATCCGGCGTTGCTCCAGGCCCTGGCGAGTGCGCCAAAGCCTGTGGACTCCGAGCCGAACGCTTAA
- the tssJ gene encoding type VI secretion system lipoprotein TssJ — protein MIQRLLTLVAMLVLVACAKDTPPPAAEPAKDGPGATSVELHFQATPGLNPSPDGSSTPVRVRIFELKNPAAFMRADYFALAERAAATLGPDLIDQDEVLVQPGDQFTLKRTLDPATRQVGLLVGFREIDRALWRVSVNTAPRLNNAYQISLDLRAVSAELAASPSSPDQ, from the coding sequence ATGATTCAACGATTGCTGACATTGGTCGCCATGCTGGTACTGGTGGCTTGTGCCAAGGACACCCCGCCACCCGCCGCCGAGCCGGCCAAGGACGGACCCGGCGCCACCTCGGTGGAGCTGCACTTCCAGGCGACGCCCGGGCTCAACCCCAGCCCTGATGGCAGCAGCACGCCGGTGCGGGTGCGGATCTTCGAGCTGAAGAACCCGGCAGCCTTCATGCGTGCCGACTACTTCGCCCTGGCGGAACGGGCCGCGGCCACCCTGGGTCCCGACCTGATCGACCAGGACGAAGTGCTGGTGCAGCCCGGCGACCAGTTCACCCTCAAGCGCACCCTGGACCCGGCCACCCGCCAGGTCGGGTTGCTGGTGGGTTTTCGCGAGATCGACCGGGCCCTGTGGCGGGTCAGCGTCAACACCGCGCCGCGCCTGAACAACGCATATCAGATCAGCCTCGACCTGCGCGCGGTCAGCGCCGAACTCGCGGCGTCCCCATCCAGCCCTGACCAATAG
- a CDS encoding DotU family type VI secretion system protein has product MHPFDDSAGQPSPPNDRTQFMPRPGGRAPEPGRPAPAPAPSLAMPSAPLAAGQARGLNPLESAAGPLLALLTRLRSTLAHPAPASLRAQLLAYLRQFEERAEAAGVPRNDVLLARYALCTALDEAVLSTPWGSTSDWGKQSLLITVHNEAWGGEKVFQLLEHCLQSPRERLYLLELLYLCMCLGFEGRYRVMIDGRSQLEALRERTAATIRSARGEHERELSPHWRGVTVARDRLAQFMPPWVGIAIGVALLLALLFGLRLKLAADAEPVFKNIHALGEIPVQTLDRPVIQPKVVERPRLAGFLADDIRAGRVAVEDTADRSVVTIRGDELFASASASIRDDYQPLMLRIADAVRKVKGQVRITGHSDNRPIATLRFPSNWKLSQARAESVLEILVAKTGQPARFSAEGRSDTEPLATNATAEGRARNRRVEISVLAEGVE; this is encoded by the coding sequence ATGCATCCGTTCGACGATTCGGCAGGGCAGCCGTCCCCGCCCAACGACCGTACCCAATTCATGCCGCGCCCCGGTGGTCGCGCGCCCGAGCCTGGTCGCCCGGCACCTGCGCCGGCACCGTCCCTGGCGATGCCATCGGCGCCGCTGGCGGCCGGCCAGGCCCGGGGCCTGAACCCCCTGGAGAGCGCCGCCGGCCCGTTGCTGGCGCTGCTCACTCGCCTGCGCAGCACCCTGGCGCACCCGGCGCCGGCCAGCCTGCGGGCGCAGTTGCTGGCCTACCTGCGCCAGTTCGAGGAACGTGCCGAGGCCGCAGGCGTGCCGCGCAATGACGTGCTGCTGGCTCGCTATGCGCTGTGCACCGCCCTGGACGAGGCCGTGCTGAGCACGCCCTGGGGCAGCACCAGTGACTGGGGCAAGCAGAGCTTGTTGATCACCGTGCACAACGAAGCCTGGGGTGGCGAGAAGGTCTTCCAGCTGCTGGAACACTGCCTGCAGAGTCCGCGCGAGCGCCTGTACCTGCTGGAACTCCTGTACCTGTGCATGTGCCTGGGCTTCGAAGGCCGCTATCGGGTGATGATCGACGGGCGCAGCCAGCTCGAGGCCCTGCGCGAGCGCACGGCTGCGACCATCCGCAGTGCCCGCGGCGAGCATGAGCGCGAGCTTTCGCCGCACTGGCGCGGCGTGACCGTGGCCCGGGATCGCCTGGCCCAGTTCATGCCGCCCTGGGTCGGCATCGCCATCGGTGTCGCGCTGCTGCTGGCGCTGCTGTTCGGCCTGCGCCTGAAGCTGGCGGCGGATGCCGAGCCGGTGTTCAAGAACATCCATGCCCTGGGCGAGATCCCGGTGCAGACCCTGGACCGCCCGGTGATCCAGCCAAAGGTGGTGGAACGTCCACGCCTGGCGGGGTTCCTGGCCGACGATATCCGTGCTGGGCGAGTGGCGGTGGAAGACACTGCTGATCGCTCGGTGGTGACCATCCGCGGCGACGAGCTGTTCGCCTCGGCCAGTGCCAGCATCCGCGACGACTACCAGCCGCTGATGCTGCGCATCGCCGACGCCGTGCGCAAGGTCAAGGGCCAGGTGCGGATCACCGGTCACAGCGACAACCGGCCGATCGCCACCTTGCGGTTCCCGTCCAACTGGAAGCTGTCCCAGGCCCGCGCCGAGTCGGTGCTGGAGATCCTCGTGGCGAAGACCGGACAGCCCGCGCGCTTCAGCGCCGAAGGCCGCAGCGACACCGAGCCGCTGGCAACCAATGCCACCGCCGAAGGGCGGGCGCGCAATCGTCGGGTAGAAATCAGCGTATTGGCGGAGGGGGTCGAGTGA
- the tagH gene encoding type VI secretion system-associated FHA domain protein TagH, whose product MSLCLTITSYHKITPGQCPEKLMDQGMMAIGRSSDNDWVLPDPERLVSARHCVIQYKDGRYYLTDNSTNGVELVRAGIRMRRGTSELLEDGETIRIGDYEISARIDFNLSRSQVEAFAGDNANSFEALMGRQSSAPAPIEPISMAPVAHFQGASAQDTFPDLFDFLSPSATPPATQPDHVPAEQHDFRPPTPTAIPQPVPQVAPPAPAPQGAATIPEDWDLFGETPARPAPAPLPEFAPGVPPVATPFADLAGFDAPSAQPQPQPQPQPQPQPQPQPQAAAPVAPVAPVAPVTPVASAPAAEPAPQTDLLQAFLRGAGLDHLRIDPQQAQAQMENLGRSYRLMVEGLIDVLRARSSLKGEFRMQQTMIRPVENNPLKFAPNVDEAMLLLLRHSNQAFMAPDQAVQDSFDDLRAHQLAVMAGVEAAIKHLLGRFEPGELEARMNKPGGLGNLFSGSRQAQNWQQFTALYNQISREAQDDFQDLFGREFSRAYEEHTHRLRRS is encoded by the coding sequence ATGTCGCTGTGTCTGACTATCACTAGTTATCATAAGATTACCCCCGGTCAATGCCCTGAGAAACTAATGGACCAGGGCATGATGGCAATTGGCCGTAGTTCTGATAATGACTGGGTACTTCCTGATCCCGAGCGTTTAGTCTCCGCGCGACACTGCGTCATCCAATACAAGGATGGTCGCTATTATCTGACCGATAACAGTACTAATGGTGTGGAGTTGGTCCGCGCCGGTATTCGCATGCGCCGAGGCACCAGCGAGCTACTGGAAGATGGCGAGACTATCCGGATTGGCGATTACGAGATCAGTGCACGAATCGATTTCAATCTAAGCCGTTCCCAGGTCGAGGCGTTTGCCGGGGACAATGCCAACAGTTTCGAAGCGCTGATGGGCCGCCAGTCGTCGGCGCCTGCGCCCATCGAGCCGATTTCCATGGCGCCGGTGGCGCATTTCCAGGGCGCGTCGGCCCAGGACACCTTTCCTGACCTTTTCGACTTCCTGAGCCCGAGCGCGACTCCGCCGGCCACTCAGCCCGATCACGTCCCGGCCGAACAGCACGACTTCCGTCCTCCGACCCCGACGGCCATCCCGCAACCCGTGCCCCAGGTTGCACCGCCTGCTCCGGCACCCCAGGGTGCGGCCACGATCCCCGAGGATTGGGATCTGTTCGGCGAGACGCCGGCCCGCCCCGCACCCGCGCCGCTGCCCGAGTTCGCGCCAGGGGTGCCGCCTGTCGCGACGCCGTTCGCCGACCTGGCGGGTTTTGACGCACCCTCTGCGCAACCGCAACCGCAACCGCAACCGCAACCGCAACCGCAACCGCAACCGCAACCGCAAGCCGCTGCGCCGGTTGCACCTGTCGCGCCCGTCGCCCCGGTGACGCCCGTGGCCAGTGCGCCCGCCGCCGAGCCTGCGCCACAGACAGACTTGCTCCAGGCGTTCCTGCGTGGCGCCGGGCTCGACCACCTGCGTATCGACCCGCAACAGGCCCAGGCACAGATGGAAAACCTGGGGCGCAGCTATCGCCTGATGGTCGAGGGGCTGATCGACGTACTGCGCGCCCGCAGCAGCCTCAAGGGCGAATTTCGCATGCAGCAGACGATGATTCGCCCGGTGGAGAACAACCCGCTGAAGTTCGCCCCCAATGTCGATGAGGCGATGCTCTTGCTGTTGCGTCACAGCAACCAGGCATTCATGGCCCCTGACCAGGCGGTGCAGGACAGTTTCGACGACCTGCGGGCCCACCAGCTGGCGGTCATGGCCGGCGTGGAGGCGGCCATCAAGCACCTGCTCGGGCGTTTCGAGCCCGGCGAGCTGGAAGCCCGCATGAACAAGCCAGGCGGCCTGGGCAATCTTTTCAGCGGCTCGCGCCAGGCGCAGAACTGGCAGCAGTTCACCGCGCTCTACAATCAGATTTCACGTGAGGCCCAGGATGATTTCCAGGACCTCTTCGGCCGCGAGTTCAGCCGCGCCTACGAAGAACATACCCACCGGCTGCGCCGCTCCTGA
- the tssK gene encoding type VI secretion system baseplate subunit TssK: MSWNNRVVWSEGMFIGTQHFQQHDRYLENLIDARNRPLSAGAWGFSELRIDQGLLAQGKLAIISARGLLPDGTPFNIPHDDLAPSPLSIDDNLRDGLVYLALPLKRAGARDTVDEGEELGGARYLSQVREVRDDNAPFENRAPVAVGSRALRLLTAQDGLNDYAAVGVVRVKEKRADRALVLDDSYIPPLLDVAASKPLSAFRSELLGLLHQRGEALAGRVVASGAGGASEIADFMLLQLVNRAQPLVSHLNQISPLHPERLYSELVSLAGEFSTFSSSNRRPAEYPQYQHDELAFSYAPVMQALREALSMLIDSKATPIPIVEKAYGVHVAMLADRTLLDNASFILVVRADVPGETLRGRFAQQSKVGSVEHIRDLVNLQLPGIGLLPLPVAPRQLPYHAGSTYYELDRGSEHWKQLAHSGGFAFHVAGEFPGLNLAFWAIRG; this comes from the coding sequence ATGTCCTGGAACAATCGAGTGGTCTGGTCGGAAGGCATGTTCATCGGAACCCAGCACTTCCAGCAGCACGACCGTTACCTGGAAAACCTCATCGACGCCCGCAACCGTCCGCTGTCGGCCGGCGCCTGGGGGTTCTCCGAGCTGCGCATCGACCAGGGCCTGCTGGCCCAGGGCAAGCTGGCCATCATCAGCGCCCGCGGGCTGTTGCCCGACGGCACGCCGTTCAATATTCCCCATGACGACCTGGCGCCCAGCCCGCTGAGCATCGATGACAACCTGCGCGATGGCCTGGTGTACCTGGCCCTGCCGCTCAAGCGCGCCGGCGCCCGCGACACCGTGGATGAAGGCGAGGAGCTGGGTGGCGCGCGCTACCTGAGCCAGGTCCGCGAGGTACGTGACGACAACGCGCCCTTCGAGAACCGCGCGCCGGTGGCCGTGGGCTCCCGCGCGTTGCGCCTGCTCACGGCCCAGGATGGCCTCAACGACTACGCCGCCGTCGGTGTGGTGCGGGTCAAGGAAAAGCGCGCCGACCGTGCCCTGGTGCTGGACGACAGCTACATCCCGCCGTTGCTGGACGTGGCGGCCTCCAAGCCGCTGAGTGCCTTTCGCAGCGAGCTGCTGGGCCTGCTGCACCAGCGTGGCGAGGCCCTGGCCGGACGCGTGGTGGCCTCGGGGGCAGGCGGCGCTTCGGAAATCGCCGACTTCATGCTGCTGCAACTGGTGAACCGCGCGCAGCCGCTGGTCAGCCACCTGAACCAGATCAGCCCGTTGCATCCGGAGCGCCTGTACAGCGAGCTGGTGAGCCTGGCTGGCGAGTTTTCCACCTTCTCCAGCAGCAACCGGCGCCCGGCGGAGTATCCGCAGTACCAGCATGACGAGCTGGCGTTCAGTTACGCCCCGGTGATGCAGGCGCTGCGCGAAGCCCTGTCGATGCTGATCGACAGCAAGGCGACACCGATTCCGATCGTCGAGAAGGCCTACGGTGTGCACGTGGCGATGCTGGCCGACCGTACCTTGCTGGACAACGCCAGTTTCATCCTGGTGGTGCGCGCCGACGTGCCGGGCGAGACCCTGCGCGGGCGCTTTGCCCAGCAGAGCAAGGTCGGTTCGGTGGAGCACATTCGCGACCTGGTCAACTTGCAGCTGCCGGGCATCGGCCTGTTGCCGCTGCCGGTGGCGCCACGCCAGTTGCCGTACCACGCAGGCTCCACGTACTACGAACTCGATCGCGGCAGCGAGCACTGGAAGCAGCTGGCTCATTCCGGTGGCTTTGCGTTCCACGTTGCCGGGGAATTCCCGGGGTTGAACCTGGCCTTCTGGGCCATTCGAGGATAA
- the tssA gene encoding type VI secretion system protein TssA — protein sequence MDVPMLLTAISATSPCGEDLEYDADFLHLERSAQGQPERSMGDSILPAEPPEWRSVQQQSLDLLSRSKDLRITHFLLQSTLALEGLPGLATSLELIDGLLRDYWADLHPRLDADDDNDPTVRINALAGLASDTTIGLLREAMLTRSRTFGPVSLRAALNAAGLQHFSGESLGADHLAGALQDSDPSHLEAIRTALSNARSAAESIEKQVSEQVGSASGVDLSALKQPLRLALQVLGQHAPQGAEAPAEAAAQDPAQEGSSAPAAQPQPRTSTEISSRDDVLRSLDRLLAYYSRHEPSSPLPVLLNRAKNLVNADFAAIVRNLIPDGMSQFENLRGPESD from the coding sequence GTGGATGTACCGATGTTGCTCACCGCGATTTCAGCAACTTCGCCATGCGGCGAAGACCTGGAATATGACGCGGATTTCTTGCACCTGGAGCGGTCTGCCCAAGGCCAGCCGGAGCGCAGCATGGGCGACTCGATCCTCCCGGCCGAGCCGCCGGAGTGGCGCAGCGTCCAGCAGCAAAGCCTGGACCTGCTGTCGCGCAGCAAAGACCTGCGCATCACTCACTTCCTGTTGCAGAGCACCCTGGCCCTCGAAGGCCTGCCAGGCCTGGCCACCAGCCTCGAACTGATCGACGGCCTGCTGCGCGACTACTGGGCAGACCTGCATCCACGCCTGGACGCCGACGACGACAACGACCCCACCGTGCGTATCAACGCCCTCGCCGGCCTGGCGTCCGATACCACCATCGGCCTGCTGCGCGAAGCCATGCTCACACGATCCCGGACCTTCGGCCCGGTCAGCCTGCGCGCCGCCCTGAACGCAGCCGGCCTGCAGCACTTTTCCGGCGAGAGCCTGGGCGCCGACCATCTGGCCGGCGCCTTGCAAGACAGCGACCCCTCGCACCTGGAAGCCATTCGCACTGCCTTGAGCAACGCTCGCTCGGCAGCCGAATCCATCGAGAAGCAAGTCAGCGAACAGGTCGGCTCCGCCAGCGGCGTGGACCTCAGCGCCCTCAAGCAGCCGCTGCGCCTGGCACTCCAGGTGCTGGGCCAGCACGCCCCGCAGGGCGCCGAAGCGCCTGCTGAAGCAGCAGCCCAGGACCCGGCCCAGGAAGGTTCCAGCGCGCCAGCGGCACAGCCCCAACCGCGCACTAGCACAGAGATCAGCAGCCGCGACGACGTGCTGCGCAGCCTCGACCGACTGCTGGCGTACTACAGCCGCCACGAGCCTTCGAGCCCGCTGCCGGTTTTGCTCAACCGGGCCAAGAACCTGGTCAACGCCGACTTCGCGGCCATCGTGCGTAATCTGATCCCCGATGGCATGTCCCAATTTGAAAACCTGCGCGGCCCCGAATCCGACTAA
- the tssC gene encoding type VI secretion system contractile sheath large subunit: MTESMRDNQAQPGTTEQASEFASLLLQEFKPKTERAREAVETAVRTLAEQALAQTDLVSNDAIKSIESIIAAIDAKLTAQVNQVIHHPEFQQLESAWRGLHYLVNNTETDEQLKIRVLNISKPELHKTLKKFKGTAWDQSPMFKKMYEEEYGQFGGEPYGCLVGDYYFDQSPPDVELLGELSKVCAAMHSPFISAASPTVMGMGSWQELSNPRDLTKIFTTPEYAGWRSLRESEDSRYIGLTMPRFLARLPYGAKTDPVEAFAFEENTDGADSSKYTWANAAYAMAVNINRSFKHFGWCSRIRGVESGGEVENLPAHTFPTDDGGVDMKCPTEIAISDRREAELAKNGFMPLLHKKNTDFAAFIGAQSLQKPAEYDDPDATANANLAARLPYLFATCRFAHYLKCIVRDKIGSFKEKDEMQRWLQDWILNYVDGDPAHSTETTKAQHPLAAAEVVVEEVEGNPGYYNSKFFLRPHYQLEGLTVSLRLVSKLPSAKGA; this comes from the coding sequence ATGACCGAATCGATGCGTGACAATCAGGCCCAGCCTGGCACCACCGAGCAAGCCAGCGAGTTCGCCTCGCTGCTGCTGCAAGAATTCAAGCCCAAGACCGAACGCGCCCGTGAAGCCGTGGAAACTGCGGTACGCACCCTGGCCGAGCAGGCCCTGGCGCAGACCGACCTGGTGTCCAACGATGCGATCAAGTCGATCGAGTCGATCATCGCCGCCATCGACGCCAAGCTCACCGCCCAGGTCAACCAGGTGATCCATCACCCGGAATTCCAGCAGCTGGAAAGCGCCTGGCGCGGCCTGCACTACCTGGTCAACAACACCGAGACCGACGAGCAACTGAAGATCCGCGTGCTCAACATCTCCAAGCCGGAGCTGCACAAGACCCTGAAGAAATTCAAGGGTACGGCCTGGGACCAGAGCCCGATGTTCAAGAAGATGTACGAAGAGGAATACGGCCAGTTCGGCGGCGAGCCTTACGGCTGCCTCGTGGGCGACTACTACTTCGACCAGTCGCCACCGGACGTCGAGTTGCTGGGCGAGCTGTCCAAGGTCTGTGCGGCCATGCACTCGCCGTTCATCTCCGCAGCATCGCCGACCGTGATGGGCATGGGCTCGTGGCAGGAACTGTCGAACCCGCGCGACCTGACCAAGATCTTCACCACTCCGGAGTACGCCGGCTGGCGCTCCCTGCGTGAATCGGAAGACTCGCGCTACATCGGCCTGACCATGCCGCGCTTCCTGGCGCGCCTGCCCTACGGTGCCAAGACCGATCCGGTGGAAGCCTTCGCCTTCGAGGAAAACACCGACGGCGCCGACAGCTCCAAGTACACCTGGGCCAACGCGGCCTACGCCATGGCGGTCAACATCAACCGCTCGTTCAAGCACTTCGGCTGGTGCTCGCGGATTCGCGGCGTGGAGTCCGGCGGCGAGGTGGAGAACCTCCCGGCCCACACCTTCCCCACCGACGACGGTGGCGTGGACATGAAGTGCCCGACCGAGATCGCCATCTCCGACCGTCGCGAGGCCGAACTGGCGAAGAACGGCTTCATGCCGCTGCTGCACAAGAAGAACACCGACTTCGCAGCCTTCATCGGTGCCCAGTCACTACAGAAACCGGCCGAGTACGACGATCCGGACGCCACCGCCAACGCCAACCTGGCGGCGCGCCTGCCGTACCTGTTCGCCACCTGCCGCTTCGCCCATTACCTGAAGTGCATCGTGCGCGACAAGATCGGCTCCTTCAAAGAGAAGGACGAGATGCAGCGCTGGCTGCAGGACTGGATCCTCAACTACGTCGACGGCGACCCGGCGCACTCCACCGAAACCACCAAGGCCCAGCACCCGCTGGCCGCGGCGGAGGTGGTGGTCGAGGAAGTCGAAGGCAACCCGGGTTACTACAACTCCAAGTTCTTCCTGCGCCCGCATTACCAGCTCGAAGGACTGACCGTTTCGCTGCGCCTGGTATCCAAGCTGCCATCGGCAAAAGGCGCCTGA